Proteins encoded together in one Salmo trutta chromosome 3, fSalTru1.1, whole genome shotgun sequence window:
- the LOC115170276 gene encoding transmembrane protein 33-like has translation MADTEQTSAPPPPQLGTVQFMLANKLETAMWLSRLFTVYCSVMFILPLLGPQAAANFYQRALLANALTSALRLHQRLPHFQLSRAFLAQALQEDSCHYLLYSLILVNSYPITMSIFPVFLFSLLHATTYTKKVLDAMGPNSLLFMRNFLNKLSANQQNILKFIACNEIFLMPATIFMLFSGQGSLLQPFIYYRFLTLRYTSRRNPYCRTLFSELRILLEHFVMKPACPAFFRKMCLNSISFMSRLAPTAV, from the exons ATGGCTGACACAGAGCAAACAAGTGCCCCTCCTCCCCCTCAATTAGGGACAGTG CAATTCATGTTGGCTAACAAACTAGAGACGGCAATGTGGCTCTCGCGGCTCTTCACCGTCTATTGCTCAGTAATGTTCATTCTACCTCTTTTAGG accCCAGGCGGCTGCCAATTTCTATCAGCGTGCGCTGCTGGCCAACGCCCTCACCAGTGCGCTGCGGCTGCACCAGCGGCTTCCTCACTTCCAGCTCAGCAGAGCCTTCCTAGCCCAGGCACTCCAAGAGGACAGCTGTCACTACCTGCTGTACTCCCTCATCCTGGTCAACTCTTACCCCATTACAA TGAGCATATTCCCAGTCTTCCTCTTCTCGTTGCTTCATGCAACCACCTACACAAAGAAGGTTCTTGAC GCAATGGGCCCCAATAGCCTTCTCTTCATGAGGAACTTCCTCAATAAGCTCTCGGCCAACCAGCAGAACATCCTGAAGTTCATCGCCTGCAATGAGATCTTCCTCATGCCAGCCACCATATTCATGCTCTTCAG TGGCCAGGGAAGCTTGCTGCAGCCTTTCATTTACTACAGGTTTCTAACTCTCCGCTATACCTCAAGGAGAAACCCATATTGCCG CACCCTGTTCTCAGAGCTGCGGATTCTGCTGGAACATTTCGTCATGAAGCCCGCCTGCCCCGCCTTCTTCAGAAAGATGTGCCTCAACAGTATCTCCTTTATGAGCCGCCTGGCCCCCACCGCAGTGTGA
- the bbs7 gene encoding BBSome complex member BBS7 isoform X1 — protein sequence MEINLNRIDYLQVGVISQKTMRLLPALGRKATQKVAVADHDGVITCFGMKKGEAVPVFKTLPGQKITRLDLGGALGTPQEKIFVCAGSEVKGYTKKGKQFLSFEANLTESINAMHVSGADLFVCASYIYNHYCDCKDQDYYLSGDKINDIVCLPAENLGRIVPVLACQDRVLRVLQGSELVYDIEVPGPPSVLELYNRDGGTNGEDILYGTVDGKLGLIRITDSSSSSKWEIDNEKKKGGVLCIDTYDILGDGVKDILVGRDDGTVEVYGFDSSNEPTLRFEHVLLESVTSIQGGCVGKESYDEVLTATYTGWVTGLTTESQQAEAGPGEEVKMSRETQSKVAALRAELDQLQMKVVQGREKYQQTAQSSTAVSAMPVFSINDKFTLCQDDASYSLTLEVQTAIDNLLLQSDVPIDLLDVDKNSAVVSFSECDSEQPKGNFLLVTYRCQANTTRLELKVRSIEGQYGTLQAYITPRLQPKTCQVRQYLIKPLSLHQRTHTIEQDRPMNTLSLVGQFSFAEIHSWVLFCLPEVPEKTPAGENITFYFQNTFLGTQLEATYCKGEGHFKSDNISTISILKDVLSKEATKRKNNLDISYDINDDSVGHTLKMIHPKLEYQLLLAKKVQLIDALKELQVHEGNADFLIPEYRNILDESAYLLEEYKKQPAHLERLYGMITDLFIDKFKFKGQNVKTKVSLLLEVLDNYDLDSLMNFFNEA from the exons ATGGAGATAAACCTCAACCGAATTGATTATCTACAG GTTGGTGTGATATCTCAGAAAACCATGAGGCTCCTCCCTGCCTTGGGACGCAAAGCAACACAGAAG GTTGCTGTTGCTGATCATGATGGCGTGATAACTTGTTTTGGGATGAAAAAAGGAGAAGCTGTG CCTGTGTTCAAGACTTTGCCAGGGCAGAAGATAACAAGGCTGGACCTTGGTGGGGCTCTTGGAACCCCACAGGAGAAGATCTTTGTGTGTGCTGGCTCGGAAGTGAAGGGATACACCAAGAAAGGCAAACAGTTCCTGTCCTTTGAGGCCAACCTTACAGAAAGCATCAATGCCAT GCACGTTTCAGGAGCAGACCTTTTTGTGTGTGCGAGTTAcatctacaaccactactgtgACTGCAAGGATCAAGACTACTACCTGTCTGGAGACAAAATTAATGACATTGTGTGCTTGCCTGCTGAGAACTTGGGCCGCATTGTCCCTGTGTTGGCATGTCAAGACCGAGTTCTCAGAGTGTTGCAG GGATCTGAGCTTGTGTATGATATTGAAGTCCCTGGTCCTCCCTCAGTTTTGGAGCTGTACAATCGAGATGGAG GGACTAATGGcgaagacattctctatggaactGTGGATGGAAAACTGGGACTGATTAGGATAACTgattcctcttcctcttctaaATGGGAGATTGATAATGAGAAAAAGAAAGGAG GTGTTTTGTGCATCGACACGTATGATATCCTGGGTGACGGGGTGAAAGACATCCTTGTTGGCAGGGACGATGGGACAGTGGAGGTCTATGGGTTTGACAGCTCCAACGAGCCCACATTGCGCTTTGAGCAT GTGTTATTGGAGAGCGTCACCTCTATCCAGGGTGGCTGTGTTGGGAAGGAGTCTTATGACGAGGTTCTGACAGCCACATACACAG GATGGGTGACAGGGCTGACCACAGAGTCCCAGCAGGCAGAGGCAGGCCCTGGAGAGGAAGTCAAGATGAGTCGGGAGACCCAGAGCAAAGTGGCAGCTCTCAG GGCAGAGCTAGACCAACTGCAGATGAAGGTCGTTCAGGGCCGTGAGAAGTACCAGCAAACCGCGCAGTCTAGTACGGCGGTCTCTGCCATGCCCGTGTTCAGCATCAACGACAAGTTCACCCTGTGTCAGGATGATGCCAGCTACAGCCTGACCCTGGAAGTGCAGACGGCCATCGACAATCTGCTGCTGCAG AGTGATGTACCAATTGATCTGCTGGATGTCGACAAGAACTCTGCTGTCGTGAGTTTCAGCGAATGTGATTCAGAG CAGCCAAAAGGCAATTTTCTTCTCGTTACGTACAGATGCCAAGCAAATACTACACGGCTTGAGCTGAAG GTGAGGTCCATTGAGGGCCAATATGGCACCCTACAGGCCTACATCACCCCACGCCTGCAGCCCAAGACCTGTCAGGTACGCCAGTACCTCATCAAACCTCTGTCCCTTCACCAGAGAACTCACACCATTGAACAGGACAG ACCCATGAACACTTTGAGTCTAGTTGGCCAATTCAGCTTTGCAGAGATCCACTCCTGGGTCCTCTTCTGCTTGCCAGAGGTCCCAGAGAAGACTCCAGCAGGGGAGAATATCACCTTCTACTTCCAGAACACTTTCCTTGGAACGCAGCTGGAAGCCACGTACTG TAAAGGGGAAGGCCACTTCAAGTCTGACAACATTTCCACCATCTCCATACTGAAGGATGTCCTCTCCAAAGAAGCCACCAAAAGAAAAAACAATCTCGATATTTCTTATG ATATCAATGACGATTCAGTGGGCCACACACTCAAGATGATTCATCCGAAGCTTGAGTATCAGCTGCTATTGGCCAAAAAGGTTCAGCTGATTGATGCATTAAAA gaGCTTCAGGTTCACGAGGGGAATGCGGACTTCCTCATTCCTGAATATCGTAACATTCTAGACGAGTCTGCCTATCTGCTAGAGGAATACAAGAAACAACCAGCTCACCTGGAAAGACTTTATG GCATGATAACGGACCTCTTCATCGACAAATTCAAATTCAAAGGACAGAATGTGAAGACAAAGGTGTCATTGCTGCTGGAAGTTTTGGATAACTACGATTTGGATTCTTTGATGAATTTCTTCAATGAGGCATAA
- the bbs7 gene encoding BBSome complex member BBS7 isoform X2: MEINLNRIDYLQVGVISQKTMRLLPALGRKATQKVAVADHDGVITCFGMKKGEAVPVFKTLPGQKITRLDLGGALGTPQEKIFVCAGSEVKGYTKKGKQFLSFEANLTESINAMHVSGADLFVCASYIYNHYCDCKDQDYYLSGDKINDIVCLPAENLGRIVPVLACQDRVLRVLQGSELVYDIEVPGPPSVLELYNRDGGTNGEDILYGTVDGKLGLIRITDSSSSSKWEIDNEKKKGGVLCIDTYDILGDGVKDILVGRDDGTVEVYGFDSSNEPTLRFEHVLLESVTSIQGGCVGKESYDEVLTATYTGWVTGLTTESQQAEAGPGEEVKMSRETQSKVAALRAELDQLQMKVVQGREKYQQTAQSSTAVSAMPVFSINDKFTLCQDDASYSLTLEVQTAIDNLLLQSDVPIDLLDVDKNSAVVSFSECDSEPKGNFLLVTYRCQANTTRLELKVRSIEGQYGTLQAYITPRLQPKTCQVRQYLIKPLSLHQRTHTIEQDRPMNTLSLVGQFSFAEIHSWVLFCLPEVPEKTPAGENITFYFQNTFLGTQLEATYCKGEGHFKSDNISTISILKDVLSKEATKRKNNLDISYDINDDSVGHTLKMIHPKLEYQLLLAKKVQLIDALKELQVHEGNADFLIPEYRNILDESAYLLEEYKKQPAHLERLYGMITDLFIDKFKFKGQNVKTKVSLLLEVLDNYDLDSLMNFFNEA, from the exons ATGGAGATAAACCTCAACCGAATTGATTATCTACAG GTTGGTGTGATATCTCAGAAAACCATGAGGCTCCTCCCTGCCTTGGGACGCAAAGCAACACAGAAG GTTGCTGTTGCTGATCATGATGGCGTGATAACTTGTTTTGGGATGAAAAAAGGAGAAGCTGTG CCTGTGTTCAAGACTTTGCCAGGGCAGAAGATAACAAGGCTGGACCTTGGTGGGGCTCTTGGAACCCCACAGGAGAAGATCTTTGTGTGTGCTGGCTCGGAAGTGAAGGGATACACCAAGAAAGGCAAACAGTTCCTGTCCTTTGAGGCCAACCTTACAGAAAGCATCAATGCCAT GCACGTTTCAGGAGCAGACCTTTTTGTGTGTGCGAGTTAcatctacaaccactactgtgACTGCAAGGATCAAGACTACTACCTGTCTGGAGACAAAATTAATGACATTGTGTGCTTGCCTGCTGAGAACTTGGGCCGCATTGTCCCTGTGTTGGCATGTCAAGACCGAGTTCTCAGAGTGTTGCAG GGATCTGAGCTTGTGTATGATATTGAAGTCCCTGGTCCTCCCTCAGTTTTGGAGCTGTACAATCGAGATGGAG GGACTAATGGcgaagacattctctatggaactGTGGATGGAAAACTGGGACTGATTAGGATAACTgattcctcttcctcttctaaATGGGAGATTGATAATGAGAAAAAGAAAGGAG GTGTTTTGTGCATCGACACGTATGATATCCTGGGTGACGGGGTGAAAGACATCCTTGTTGGCAGGGACGATGGGACAGTGGAGGTCTATGGGTTTGACAGCTCCAACGAGCCCACATTGCGCTTTGAGCAT GTGTTATTGGAGAGCGTCACCTCTATCCAGGGTGGCTGTGTTGGGAAGGAGTCTTATGACGAGGTTCTGACAGCCACATACACAG GATGGGTGACAGGGCTGACCACAGAGTCCCAGCAGGCAGAGGCAGGCCCTGGAGAGGAAGTCAAGATGAGTCGGGAGACCCAGAGCAAAGTGGCAGCTCTCAG GGCAGAGCTAGACCAACTGCAGATGAAGGTCGTTCAGGGCCGTGAGAAGTACCAGCAAACCGCGCAGTCTAGTACGGCGGTCTCTGCCATGCCCGTGTTCAGCATCAACGACAAGTTCACCCTGTGTCAGGATGATGCCAGCTACAGCCTGACCCTGGAAGTGCAGACGGCCATCGACAATCTGCTGCTGCAG AGTGATGTACCAATTGATCTGCTGGATGTCGACAAGAACTCTGCTGTCGTGAGTTTCAGCGAATGTGATTCAGAG CCAAAAGGCAATTTTCTTCTCGTTACGTACAGATGCCAAGCAAATACTACACGGCTTGAGCTGAAG GTGAGGTCCATTGAGGGCCAATATGGCACCCTACAGGCCTACATCACCCCACGCCTGCAGCCCAAGACCTGTCAGGTACGCCAGTACCTCATCAAACCTCTGTCCCTTCACCAGAGAACTCACACCATTGAACAGGACAG ACCCATGAACACTTTGAGTCTAGTTGGCCAATTCAGCTTTGCAGAGATCCACTCCTGGGTCCTCTTCTGCTTGCCAGAGGTCCCAGAGAAGACTCCAGCAGGGGAGAATATCACCTTCTACTTCCAGAACACTTTCCTTGGAACGCAGCTGGAAGCCACGTACTG TAAAGGGGAAGGCCACTTCAAGTCTGACAACATTTCCACCATCTCCATACTGAAGGATGTCCTCTCCAAAGAAGCCACCAAAAGAAAAAACAATCTCGATATTTCTTATG ATATCAATGACGATTCAGTGGGCCACACACTCAAGATGATTCATCCGAAGCTTGAGTATCAGCTGCTATTGGCCAAAAAGGTTCAGCTGATTGATGCATTAAAA gaGCTTCAGGTTCACGAGGGGAATGCGGACTTCCTCATTCCTGAATATCGTAACATTCTAGACGAGTCTGCCTATCTGCTAGAGGAATACAAGAAACAACCAGCTCACCTGGAAAGACTTTATG GCATGATAACGGACCTCTTCATCGACAAATTCAAATTCAAAGGACAGAATGTGAAGACAAAGGTGTCATTGCTGCTGGAAGTTTTGGATAACTACGATTTGGATTCTTTGATGAATTTCTTCAATGAGGCATAA
- the LOC115170290 gene encoding cyclin-A2 — protein MSGSNQGQGSAVDVPLPEYQNQENMLSRLRGPIKHRADNQENIVPKAPQRTVLGGLQNIQCSNPQNTTQLLSCKNESEVPKSYAEKLGTKPPAFQIHLDEPDSAFSRERVSLKAKPSIEMYPLKLNPTVTCLRQPLASLDIPATCVSNMDLSFGDCPMDMSVTEGEEKPVDMNAVTEYASEIHAYLREMEVKSRPKAGYMRKQPDITYSMRAILVDWLVEVGEEYKLQNETLYLAVNYIDRFLSSMSVLRGKLQLVGTAAMLLASKFEEIYPPEVAEFVYITDDTYTKKQVLRMEHLVLKVLSFDLASPTINQFLTQYFLTQPVSNKVESLSRFLGELSLVDSDPFLKYLPSQTAAAAFALANHTITGSSWSKSLAEVTGKSLEDLMPCIEDLHQMYLNAATHAQQSVREKYKGAKYQEVSLIEPPMKLSLN, from the exons ATGTCAGGATCAAACCAAGGACAAGGAAGCGCGGTTGATGTTCCGCTGCCAGAATACCAAAACCAAGAAAATATGCTGTCCAGACTGAGGGGTCCAATCAAACACCGGGCAGACAACCAGGAGAACATTGTCCCCAAAGCACCACAGAGAACAGTTCTGGGAGGTTTGCAAAACATCCAATGCAGCAATCCTCAAAACACAACGCAG TTGCTGTCCTGCAAAAATGAAAGTGAAGTACCTAAAAGTTATGCAGAGAAGCTGGGCACCAAGCCGCCAGCTTTTCAGATTCACCTGGATGAGCCAGATTCTGCGTTCTCCAGGGAAAGGGTGTCCCTCAAAGCCAAGCCTTCCATAGAGATGTACCCCCTGAAACTGAACCCCACAGTTACCTGTCTCAGGCAGCCTCTGGCCTCTCTTGACATACCTGCCACATGTGTGTCTAACATGGATCTTAGTTTTGGTG ATTGTCCCATGGATATGTCAGTTACTGAAGGTGAAGAGAAGCCAGTGGACATGAATGCGGTAACAGAGTATGCTTCAGAAATACATGCTTATCTCAGGGAAATGGAG GTTAAGTCCAGACCAAAAGCAGGCTACATGAGAAAGCAGCCAGACATAACCTACAGCATGCGGGCTATCCTTGTTGACTGGCTGGTGGAGGTTGGTGAGGAGTACAAGCTCCAGAACGAGACTCTATACCTTGCTGTGAACTACATTGACCGTTTCCTGTCTTCCATGTCAGTCCTGCGGGGGAAGCTGCAGTTGGTCGGAACCGCCGCCATGCTGTTGGCCTC GAAATTTGAAGAGATCTACCCCCCGGAGGTGGCAGAGTTCGTTTACATAACGGACGACACCTACACAAAAAAGCAAGTTTTGCGGATGGAGCATCTGGTGCTTAAAGTGCTCTCCTTCGATCTTGCCTCTCCCACCATCAACCAGTTTCTCACCCAGTACTTTCTCACCCAGCCTGTCAGCAACAAGGTGGAGAGCTTGTCAAGG TTCCTAGGGGAGCTCAGTCTAGTAGACTCTGACCCATTCCTGAAGTACCTCCCCTCTcagactgctgctgctgcctttGCTTTGGCAAACCACACTATAACAGGAAGCTCATGG TCCAAGTCTCTGGCAGAGGTGACTGGCAAGTCTTTAGAAGACCTGATGCCATGTATAGAGGATCTGCACCAAATGTACCTCAACGCTGCTACGCACGCACAACAGTCAGTGAGGGAGAAGTACAAGGGTGCAAA GTACCAAGAGGTATCTCTCATTGAGCCCCCCATGAAACTGTCATtgaattga